A single Synechococcales cyanobacterium T60_A2020_003 DNA region contains:
- a CDS encoding CocE/NonD family hydrolase, with protein sequence MVKGGEAVLPVRLKQTESLMTRDGIRLDADVYYPDAEGTFPVLLMRQPYGRAIASTVTYAHPQWYAAQGYIVVIQDVRGRGTSEGEFDLFAHEINDGVDTVNWAAQLPGSTGDVGMYGFSYQGMTQLFAAAGQPPALKTICPAMVAYDLYADWAYEGDAFCLFGNQAWALQLAAETARRQGNEDAYQSLYAEAHRLAIADPINATCELLNQYAPDSFYHDWLNRSNPTDPYWIARSPKTYIGQIDLPMLHIGGWFDTHLRGTIKLYQALSDRSSHPQHLWVGPWAHIPWGRKVGAIDFGANANSPIDQVQIRWFDHILKDIDSGLLDQPPVHLFEMGCNQWRSFSKFPSD encoded by the coding sequence ATGGTAAAGGGAGGTGAAGCGGTGTTGCCTGTTCGGTTGAAGCAGACGGAATCATTGATGACTCGTGATGGGATCCGGTTGGATGCGGATGTCTATTATCCCGATGCGGAGGGGACGTTTCCTGTTCTCTTGATGCGGCAACCCTACGGACGGGCGATCGCGTCTACGGTTACCTATGCTCATCCCCAGTGGTATGCGGCTCAGGGATACATCGTTGTGATTCAGGATGTGCGGGGACGGGGTACGTCTGAGGGAGAATTTGATCTCTTTGCCCATGAAATCAACGATGGCGTAGATACGGTGAATTGGGCAGCGCAGCTTCCGGGCAGTACGGGAGATGTAGGTATGTATGGCTTTTCCTACCAGGGCATGACCCAACTCTTTGCCGCTGCCGGACAACCGCCCGCGCTTAAAACGATCTGTCCTGCAATGGTAGCCTACGATCTCTATGCGGATTGGGCCTATGAAGGCGATGCCTTTTGTCTCTTTGGCAATCAAGCCTGGGCGCTGCAACTCGCGGCAGAAACAGCACGACGCCAAGGCAATGAAGATGCCTATCAGTCTCTCTATGCCGAAGCCCATCGACTGGCGATCGCCGATCCAATCAACGCCACCTGTGAACTGCTCAACCAATACGCCCCAGACTCTTTCTACCACGACTGGTTAAACCGTTCCAACCCTACTGATCCCTACTGGATAGCGCGATCGCCCAAAACCTATATTGGTCAAATAGATCTGCCGATGCTCCATATTGGTGGCTGGTTTGATACCCATCTTCGCGGCACGATCAAGCTCTATCAGGCGTTGAGTGATCGCAGTTCCCATCCGCAGCATCTTTGGGTAGGGCCATGGGCGCATATCCCTTGGGGACGAAAGGTGGGAGCCATAGACTTTGGTGCAAATGCCAATAGCCCCATAGATCAGGTGCAAATCCGCTGGTTTGATCACATCCTCAAAGACATAGATTCCGGATTGCTCGATCAGCCTCCTGTCCATCTGTTTGAAATGGGATGCAACCAGTGGCGTTCGTTCTCCAAATTTCCCTCCGAT
- the lepB gene encoding signal peptidase I produces the protein MSRPSSDSSPTDSPTSSSNEPQSQANQLSSDSEASRSGYRSNLISLAIAVVLAIVLRIFIAEPRYIPSDSMFPTLHIGDRLVIEKVSYRFHPPHPGDIVVFEPPQQLQVQGYRPDQVFIKRIIATEGQQVEVHDGTVFVNGQPLQEPYTAEPPQYIIPRVQVPEGFIFVLGDNRNNSNDSHVWGFLPTQNIIGHAVFRFWSLDRVGGLG, from the coding sequence ATGTCCCGTCCGTCTTCAGATTCATCCCCTACCGATTCTCCAACCTCTAGCTCCAATGAGCCACAGTCTCAAGCTAATCAGCTATCGTCCGATTCAGAGGCATCTCGCTCAGGTTACCGTTCAAACCTGATTTCGTTGGCGATCGCCGTTGTCCTGGCGATCGTGTTGCGAATCTTTATTGCCGAGCCGCGCTATATTCCCTCGGATTCGATGTTCCCGACCTTGCACATTGGCGATCGCCTCGTGATCGAGAAAGTGTCCTATCGATTTCATCCGCCTCATCCTGGCGATATTGTCGTATTTGAACCGCCCCAGCAGCTCCAAGTACAAGGATATCGACCCGATCAGGTCTTTATTAAACGGATAATTGCCACCGAAGGGCAACAGGTGGAAGTGCACGACGGTACGGTATTCGTAAACGGGCAACCCTTGCAAGAACCCTACACGGCCGAGCCACCGCAGTACATCATCCCCAGGGTGCAAGTGCCTGAAGGGTTCATCTTTGTCCTGGGCGACAATCGCAACAACAGCAACGACTCCCATGTCTGGGGATTTTTGCCGACGCAGAACATTATCGGCCATGCGGTGTTCCGGTTTTGGTCGTTGGATCGGGTTGGGGGATTGGGGTGA
- a CDS encoding DDE transposase family protein produces MTLDAWYIVKQPDGHCEIMAVAADADAPTAPETWGPFNSQGEAIARRVGLIRAGKCQPQ; encoded by the coding sequence ATGACTCTAGATGCATGGTACATCGTTAAGCAACCGGACGGCCATTGCGAAATTATGGCCGTGGCGGCGGATGCGGATGCCCCGACTGCACCAGAAACCTGGGGGCCGTTTAATTCTCAAGGAGAGGCGATCGCCCGTCGCGTCGGCTTGATCAGAGCAGGAAAATGCCAACCCCAGTAA